CAATCAAACCATGAAACTTTACCTCCATGTTCTAGCCAAAATGCCTTGGACTTATCCATACAGTAAGGGCATGCCTTCTTTCCGGCAGTGGACCATCCAGATAGCATTCCATATGCAGGGAAATCACTAATAGTCCACAAAACGGCTGCGCGGAGGTTGAAATTTTTCTTGCTTGATATGTCATAAGTCATAGCCCCAACCTCCCATAACCGTTTCAACTCTTCGATGAGCGGTTGCATGTACACATCCAAGTGTCCCTTTGGATTTTTAGGACCGGGAACGAGCAAAGAAAGGAACATGAAGGGTTTTTTCACACACATCGATGGAGGCAAGTTGTATGGTGTAAGAATAACAGGCCAACATGAATATTGGGAGCCAAACTTACCATGGGGGGCAAATCCATCTGTGCACAAACCAAGCCTAACATTTCGAGGCTCTGATGCGAAATCAGGAAAAGTTGTATCCAAGTGCTTCCATGCTTCACTGTCACTAGGATGTGCAAAGGTGTTTTGAACTCGAGGATTCTTGGCGTGCCAAGTCATATCCTCGCAAACGTTCTTGGTAGCATACAACCTTTGCAACCTAGGTGTGATAGGAAAATAGATCATGACTTTTGCTGGAATAAGCTTGCCTCTAGAAGTCTTCCTATACCGATCACTTCCACATAATCTACATTTATCTAATTGTGCATCGGCTTTCCAgaagagcaaacaacctttaggACATGTGTGGATCCTCTCGTGAGGAAGTTCCAAGCCATGAAGAACCTTCTTTGTACTATTAAAAGTTCTACCCATTTGGTTGTTATTTGGAATAGCATCATTCATCAAAGAAGCAAACCCATCCACACACCTGTGTTGTAAGTTGAATTCACATTTCAAACTTGCAATTCTTGATGCCATCTCCAACACAGATAGGTTGCTCCCTTCATATAATGGATCTTCGGCTGCCTTTAGAAGGTCGATAAGCTTCTTGGCTTCACCATTTGGCTCTTCTTCAACTACATCGACCTCTTCGTTCAACATATGTTCTTGATTATTTCCAAGAGCATCGATAACCATATCACGGTATGGATTTGTTTGAACACGCGAGGCGGGCTCTCCAAAACTTTCCCCTTGACATACCCATTCATAGTAATTACGAACAAAACCCTTCTTGTACAGATGTAGTCTAACTGTTTCAACATCATAGAACCGTCTGTTATCACACAGGGGACATGGGCATCTTATTTTGTCACCGTCACCACAACTTGGATGCTCTTTGCAAAACTCGATGAACTCTGTAACCCCATTGAGAAACTCGGGCTTAATATTGCGCCCATCAAGTCTATCATACATCCGTTTACGCTCCGTCCTTTTCATGATACCAAATTCTACACCCTCCACAAAAAACATGTTACTAATTAATCAAATTCTACACATCTCACACTACTCATGATACTAAACCTAATACATAGTCTTACTAACGCTAGATGTTTTCTAAagtatataatttaaaatactctCACATAATTTCTACAAGTCCATTTAATAAAGATGTTAAAACAAAAAGTGAATTCATTTAGATTGACATCATGCAGATAGGTAGCTAGTTAGAttagaaaattaaaagataaaatGGGACATGCacaaatttaaaaaacaaaccctaaaagattAAAGAAAATCTCATCCACAAATTTATATGCATAACTATCTACTACACATGCCATGTTGCCCACATCACCATGTCAATTCCTAAGCAAGGATAGTTTTATCACTATGATGACCGATAGCAATGCCATCCTAGACTTTAGAGGTCCACCAAATTCAATAGTTAAGATCCAGAATAAGGAAACACTAAGTTATTGCATTCAATGTTACATCACTTGTATGCACCAGaaatttaattacatatttGCGGCCATAATTAAAAATAACCCAAACTAAGAAGTAAATTAACATAAActgttaaattaaaaaaaaaaattaaactaatcacaacCCACGCTATTTGGTGGAGTATAAACCAGTTTAATAGTAAAGGGTTTGGTGGATTTTAAGGGTCATCGAATCTTATTCATTAACAACATTTTCAGAttctgttctttttctttgattttccccGTGTTCATTATCTTACAAACAATAGTTTGGGTTtgaaaataagaaaaacaataaGTCGATTAAtgaataaaaatttaattttacctAGTAAGGGAGAGGAAGCTAGGTAACTGCAGCGAAGATGGCCGGTGGTGCGCTGGTATCTGCTGCGAATATGGGCGGTGGTGTTGCGGCGGTAACTGCTGCGTCGGTGAGTGTGCTACACGGACGGTGGTTCTGCGCCGGTTAGTGTGCTACAACGGACGGTGGAGTTCGAAGAAGGCCGGTGGTGCTGCGCCGGGAGCTGCTCCGTCGACGGACGAATTTCGCCGGCGAAGGCGGAGTTCAGATCtactctctcctcttttctctCTTTGAATTTTGGATGTGTTTTGGGATGTCGTTGTTCCCCGACCACGAGATAGCTTTTTGGAATAAAAttgataataaaaaattaacgaCCAAGTTTCTAGTCGGTATAATAGACGGAAACCGCAAATAATGTGGTCGGAAATTTTgggatgaattttttttttttcagaaaatTTTAGCGACTACACAGTAGTGGAAATAGCAAAATTATTAGTCGCAAATTTCCGACTAAACAAAAGTTGGTCggtaaatattttatttaacgaCTACATTAATAGTAGTCGGTAAACTATAGTTTACCAACTAATTTTTTATCAGTCGGTAAAAGTAGTCGGAAATTAAGCGATTTTTTGTAGTGGTTCCTGTATAATCTTATCATCCTTCTGACCAAagtggcagcctcttcttcatctggttctgAATCCTCCAGTTTCTCATCCTTAAGAGCAAGACCTCGGTTCTTGGGATTCTCAAGAACAGCTGCTCCTAGATGTAGTTCATGTGTCATTAAGGATCCTGCCAGTTGCgcaatgttgaatttggtgaaatccttggtttcaaacaatgcagtgaccttggttctccatcgATCATCTTGAGGCATGCTCCTCAGAATTTTCCTAAACTGTTCATAAGAGGGAATAATTCTTCCAAGGGAAACAAGTTCATTAGTAATgttagtgaaacgagtaaacatCTCCTGAATTGTGTCTTGTGGTTGCATTTCAAAAcattcatatttagacatcagtaaatcaatttttgaacgtttgacctcatttGTTCCTTCATGTGTTACTTGAAGGAGATCCCATAATTTCTTTGCGCTCTTGTACCCCAtaactctgttgtgttcatgaggtccaaggcgGCAATACAAAATCTTAACAGCCATAGCATTGATTTCATATTTTTCAAAGTCTTCTTTCACAAATTCAGAaataggtttaggaactacctcattttcagcattggtttttgttacctcgaagttacCGACTTCTATGAATCGCCAAACTTGATAGTTCGCTGCCTTGATAAAGATCTCCATTATGTTCTTCCAATAGGTATAGAATTTtccgttgaacattggaggtATTTGAGTTGAATAACCTTCTTCGAGTTTCTCGTGAGTGTTCATACTTTCTAGGAACTTTTTgtcaacagggtttcctgtactTTTATgagatcctgctctgataccaactgatagttcagtaggaacactgacaagaggggggggggggtgaattgttttaAGGAACTTAGTACGTTTCTTACGGAATTTAAACGTTaaaggaacaacgatcaataaacAAGAAGAATGTAAAaatgaggaaccttcttgacactaatcaagaaggaaAACCTCAACCTCTTTTATATATTGCAATGCCTCGAATACAATACACTCAACAACTCGAGTTTCACTTGAACACGAGTCCCTCACAGCAATCCACGTTGATTACTGTGCTTGCTCCTTTCACACTCTCTCACTAACTTGACTCTAAGTAactttaaggatcactcaacccttacacTCAAAACTCAAGAATCACTCAATCCTTGCACCCcacaactcaaggatcactcggTCCTTAACCCCACAATTACAACTCGAATTATGAAACCTCTAGTAATAAAGCTTATGAATAATAAAGGAACTTTGAGGAACGCGCTCTTTTGTAAACTGACTTTTATAAAAACtcttaagttctttagaaatATTGCCCGTTGTCAGTTGTGATTTGAGATATGAAAactcttttccttttatagaggagCTTCCCTAGGTCAGTTTCCCATGTTccccttgaaggaaataatgcccttggtccaagtatgcattctatgttaagtctaataaatgcggttcagtattaattaacaagttaataattcagtgagatcaagtgagctgaatgcctagctagaggccgcttcagttcaagtggaattaatgatattaatccacagcttactcttgactgaacccgtagggtcacacaaatagtacgtaaacggatcaagtatttaatggcattaaatactccatctatgaatattcggaaccgacggatcttggtttcagtgggagctaagatcgtcacaggcaa
This Spinacia oleracea cultivar Varoflay chromosome 6, BTI_SOV_V1, whole genome shotgun sequence DNA region includes the following protein-coding sequences:
- the LOC110784016 gene encoding uncharacterized protein encodes the protein MKRTERKRMYDRLDGRNIKPEFLNGVTEFIEFCKEHPSCGDGDKIRCPCPLCDNRRFYDVETVRLHLYKKGFVRNYYEWVCQGESFGEPASRVQTNPYRDMVIDALGNNQEHMLNEEVDVVEEEPNGEAKKLIDLLKAAEDPLYEGSNLSVLEMASRIASLKCEFNLQHRCVDGFASLMNDAIPNNNQMGRTFNSTKKVLHGLELPHERIHTCPKGCLLFWKADAQLDKCRLCGSDRYRKTSRGKLIPAKVMIYFPITPRLQRLYATKNVCEDMTWHAKNPRVQNTFAHPSDSEAWKHLDTTFPDFASEPRNVRLGLCTDGFAPHGKFGSQYSCWPVILTPYNLPPSMCVKKPFMFLSLLVPGPKNPKGHLDVYMQPLIEELKRLWEVGAMTYDISSKKNFNLRAAVLWTISDFPAYGMLSGWSTAGKKACPYCMDKSKAFWLEHGGKVSWFDCHRQFLPQGHPFRKNKTAFCKNKVNGMGPHIMSGEELWQCVKDLPKATDGPEALKKLKTAKKGWFKQSILWELPYWKDLLLRHNLDVMHIEKNFFDQLINTVMDVKGSTSDTANARKDMAKYCKRRQLELENGSKTMPKAPFALDKAQKKVLCEWVRDLKFPDGFASNLSRCVNLQSCKLHGMKSHDCPVFMERLLPVALVELLPLHVWKAITEISQFFRDLCAPTIKMSDIDRLDKNIAEILCKLEKIFPPAFFNSMEHFPVHLPHEAKVGGPVQYRWMYPFER